In a genomic window of Labeo rohita strain BAU-BD-2019 chromosome 20, IGBB_LRoh.1.0, whole genome shotgun sequence:
- the gata4 gene encoding transcription factor GATA-4 — protein MYQGVTMSTNHGPASYEPGFLHNAASASPVYVTPTRVTPMIPALPYLQTPQQSSPASGHSGWAQAGADTVASYSSTGGHHHSPVSRFAFSTSPPLTSGVATARETASYTSPLNISAGGRDHYGSRGLSGSYHSGYPAYVSPNIGGSWTASHFDSSVLHSLQSGGAAAAARHPNLELLDDFAEGRECVNCGAMSTPLWRRDGTGHYLCNACGLYHKMNGINRPLIKPQRRLSASRRVGLSCTNCQTTTTTLWRRNAEGEPVCNACGLYMKLHGVPRPLAMKKEGIQTRKRKPKNINKSKPGSSEGQMPSSAVNSSPTEEPRPIKTEPDTASLYAHHNMNTPVSAFPSYMGTPSSSSALKLSPSGSSSSKTEVWNSLILA, from the exons ATGTATCAAGGTGTAACGATGAGCACAAACCACGGACCCGCGTCTTACGAGCCCGGTTTCCTCCACAACGCCGCCTCCGCTTCGCCGGTGTACGTGACACCCACCCGGGTCACCCCGATGATCCCGGCGCTGCCTTACCTCCAGACGCCGCAGCAGAGCAGCCCGGCGTCCGGACACTCGGGGTGGGCGCAGGCGGGCGCGGATACGGTCGCTTCTTACAGCTCCACCGGCGGGCACCATCATTCCCCGGTCTCCAGGTTCGCGTTCTCCACGAGCCCTCCGTTAACCTCCGGGGTCGCGACTGCCCGGGAGACGGCGAGTTACACGAGCCCGCTAAACATCTCCGCTGGCGGGCGGGATCACTACGGGTCGCGCGGTCTGAGCGGATCCTATCACAGCGGGTACCCGGCCTACGTGAGCCCGAACATCGGAGGCTCGTGGACGGCGTCGCACTTCGACAGCTCCGTGCTGCACAGCCTCCAGAGCGGAGGAGCGGCCGCTGCAGCGCGACACCCGAATTTAG AGTTGCTGGATGATTTCGCTGAGGGTCGTGAGTGTGTGAACTGCGGGGCGATGTCTACTCCTCTGTGGCGGCGGGACGGGACGGGTCATTACCTGTGTAACGCTTGCGGTCTCTATCACAAGATGAACGGGATCAACCGGCCGCTCATCAAACCCCAGAGACGACTG TCTGCGTCCAGACGGGTTGGTTTATCCTGCACTAACTGTCAGACGACCACAACTACTCTCTGGAGACGCAATGCAGAAGGAGAGCCGGTCTGCAACGCCTGCGGACTCTACATGAAACTCCACGGG GTTCCTCGTCCTCTCGCCATGAAGAAAGAGGGAATTCAGACCCGCAAACGCAAACCAAAAAATATCAACAAATCCAAACCTG GGTCATCTGAGGGTCAGATGCCATCCAGCGCTGTCAACTCCAGTCCCACAGAAGAACCACGACCCATAAAGACGGAGCCGGACACGGCGTCACTCTACGCACACCATAATATGAACACACCG GTCTCTGCGTTTCCGTCTTATATGGGAACTCCAAGTTCTAGTTCTGCTCTTAAACTTTCTCCAAGTGGATCTTCCAGCTCCAAAACCGAAGTGTGGAACAGCCTGATTCTGGCATAA